The segment CTTTTTAGTCATCAGCACAACGCATCACTATCTCTACTAACTGGCCCCACCAAAGCTGTTTTTATATCATCAAATATTGTCTCATGCTAAATGATTCATGAATCACCAGCAGACAAACTTATCAGTTACATTGCTCTCACAGAGACAGGTGCGTCCCACCACGTCTCCCACCTGTCCGGTTTATGATGCTGCAAATAATCCTGTGGCAATAGTTcactttttactgtttatttgaGAGCAAACCTGAGCAGGAATTGCACTGCTATGCCACTTCTTGTCAGGTCTCCTGCTCAACCAATTCCGTTGCTTATATGTTGTACATTACCTACCGATATTAGTAAAGGACGTTGCCAACTTCCCTTATTTCCAGTGGATTAGTTGACAAACCTTAGGAAAACTACTTTCTGAAAAACGGCATGCTCAGCACTTGATATTACATGAAAGCAATTAAGAAGACATTGTTTATTAGATTAAAATATACCATAATTCCTGTTTGGTGAATGTATTACCTAGAATTTACTCGAAACaaataataaacaaataataaacaaacaaaccataACAACCTGCAAAACAAATAAAAGCCATAACCAAACTCCGCAGATGGACAATAAATCACCTCTCTAATGGCAAAGTGAGATTCATTTGTAATGCTAATAAGTTTGAATAAAAATACACAATAGAGAAAGTCATAATACAATTTCTTCATTTGCAAAATGCCTCACTCTTGTGATTGGCTGCTCGCTGCCGACCTGTTAATGGGCGGGGTAGGGGTCTGTGATGTACTAAAGGCCCACGAGGGATTCAGGGGTGACATGAGACTTCTGGGAGTTGGTTCTGTGTAGATCCTGAAAACTGAAGGAACACTTTAGACATCTGGACTAActacttttttattttgttgtttgtttttactgCAATAGCAACTATGACAGCAACTAAATCCGAACTTTCCAACTGGTCAGACTATTCCACGGATGATTACTCATTGTTAGAAGAGTCAAATATTGTGCACATCAACTCCAGGACTTGGATAACTTCACCTGTTCAGTCTTCAAGTTCCAATCCTGCGTTTTCTTCCAGTGGAGTTTCTGGACGATACTCACACGGATCCATGGAAATGACGCTTGACAAATTTATTTCTGTGGGTACATTTTCAGACAGTTCTATCAATGAGATGGATGTTGATGAAATGCCAGAAGAGGCAAGCAAGCTTGGCAACCCAGGCCCGCAGAAACATCGGCGCGTGGCTGCAAACGCGAGGGAGCGAAGAAGGATGCACGGGCTCAACCGAGCATTTGACAAATTAAGGAGTGTAATCCCTTCATTGGAGAACGAGAAAAAACTTTCTAAATACGACACTCTCCAAATGGCACAGATTTACATCACTGAACTGTCCGAGATTCTGGATGGAGTTGTGCAGCCCGAGAGGAGTTCACGTACAGGATGCAGCTCTCCTGATAACCCCACCAAAAGAAATGCAATGCAAACCTTCTCGCCAGAAACCACCTTCAACAGCGATATCACCTACACAATGGACTCCCATCCAGCGCAGAAGAGGCTAAATGGAGAGCAGGGTAACACTTCTACCAAAGTGGGTCACCTCATCATCCTGACGACCCCTAAATCTGACCTGTCTATTGGAAATAAAAGGGCCTCCGCTTCTAACGGAAGTGATGGGGAGTCCTCACACTACAGTGATCCCGAGGACGGCCAGAGCAGCAGACAGTGACTCTTAACTGCCAGGATATTCTTTCAAATCAATTCCAAGGGAAATGTGTGGGTGTTTTACTGGTCAATGACAATTTGCTatcacttgtctgtgttttagaAGACATGAGGGGCACCAAAATTGTTGAGTGTTGAGTTTGTAGCCGGTCTTGAAATGTTGGTATATGCTAGAATGAGAAAGGACA is part of the Osmerus eperlanus chromosome 13, fOsmEpe2.1, whole genome shotgun sequence genome and harbors:
- the atoh1b gene encoding protein atonal homolog 1b → MTATKSELSNWSDYSTDDYSLLEESNIVHINSRTWITSPVQSSSSNPAFSSSGVSGRYSHGSMEMTLDKFISVGTFSDSSINEMDVDEMPEEASKLGNPGPQKHRRVAANARERRRMHGLNRAFDKLRSVIPSLENEKKLSKYDTLQMAQIYITELSEILDGVVQPERSSRTGCSSPDNPTKRNAMQTFSPETTFNSDITYTMDSHPAQKRLNGEQGNTSTKVGHLIILTTPKSDLSIGNKRASASNGSDGESSHYSDPEDGQSSRQ